The Ictidomys tridecemlineatus isolate mIctTri1 chromosome 6, mIctTri1.hap1, whole genome shotgun sequence genome includes a region encoding these proteins:
- the Resf1 gene encoding retroelement silencing factor 1 isoform X2 has product MSWNAKPESDMLPPPPPPPYNKSQSSVLHQFFINQLTTTSPSSFSYLGNNEACMYSSNSNPVSQYPSNSNPVLQPVKNIRNYNTPQIPVSNTQNRTVMASQTSVERITCAQYTGPRQPNHNLQVSSGVSQNVWLNSSSRNSMPSHIEAAVCHQADVGTNMSNAHALQSQLVSSDRYSLQLQMNTSNSIRAPVTFQGDQGLSQSLSDRQVDWVQQYTSNEQTYRDYRRPPKQYSYSPQRFLQEPAVQKQNIVPQSFLQEPAVQKQNIKPQSFLQEPAVQKQNIKPQSFLQEPAVQKQNIAPQSYLQEPAVQKQNVLSTSSQVKNCQLPTLTHVLQSSQTLPVSSCQYPTQTNKRPPPLLPYPSGNGSQPLPNSQHVIKNLPTEVPQSPEVYSSELKDSTKGFHQPWPNISENFHTIGNFCDLKVHTNIEQPFNEPVRSSVDSVQIPAQNNQEKRMDSCNPASNPVLYTKEKLVRDIKSLVEIKNKFSELSRKIRINKNLLMGYRKTANSSCSEPAQPSEFSTQGISAKSDSHCSMELLTTCLNLWKKTPTTATEETSKPSKEKQCNELKTNTTAHGISMTTEGDEKGFCSVEGNSQNKRAESSQETTLTMITQNYDSSGANVTKGTELQIAIVSPLILSNVRSLPHKRMTPEALPELVYPVIKEGSICSLQSQMEKNKIVDTSVNVNVNSPVANTTMSTNAFPLTQKEKQNEPTSGNSEHTPNTSQGKHCPLGDQQASYKSNSISVESDDILLIENICSLVEGDVTYNSQIAKIFNSSPLEKIDPQKLTSSYQQVINSSQQKEQVDNTTTDKDLGFQRDECVQCTDVPHETVDHSESLEPPGSLSFKYIETSRGIPEESNLEQTIEKESTGEDVHCSPPTIQQSIYPQEIKAASDVTTQDPARKIHDDDTPMFYLHDQLSELLKEFPYGIEAVNLCAKSGGQKVTGQISQDQTGDKTICDSKDSTDQIQITILSSEKMKELFPEDVEPCDVDTEEASEVDRLAESQTEKPIAERSLSDPQATTCCDSVTWEPEKDKIHCCALGWLTTVYEGVPQCQCDSIKSSTPEEEKGKDHCSPLETKSYKQGKTTSESDITILEFNVSDNPKTTLNLVAEKNNFPEICGESIKNTSETKNCSLRTEQELPGQFSKCDGDKKDTSKVKQDSSLKEKELNCQFSPKGNKLDDLQSNTRKRKLKFHEVSFHLTNKMTMVCEEASQVNQQEKHIPQNSRPLQVKTKELHRRNGSLGHSLSPEKKKFKFRVGSSKQRHTEERKLDQGNILDGEINKEKSDKQEQKKNVGGALKFCNILSNPNERDSVKENTKSSDLKHNSSKKIITPQEYLQRQKHKEWMANKTSEKTCVNNVPHDSDGRPSQLPVQMGNSGKPNEKPGSSTEASKEPANVLTSNVKSLKLHHSEKSKNDNSRNVKGRAEHMLPDKVCTDKTKANQKSTNTSSEVELHQMPPQANKQRKLYLNRVAFKCTEQKSICLTQYDSSPPQKLQKDKEQEKDPQNSSPVKDTTVKPSMLEFKLCPDVLLKNENSVKKGNDQKPHSKEQEQPPVQVSGIKSTKEDWIKCVTVKKRKQETSQETANGNDSKKFKGDSKSASVQSPVIHINKLPSEVTKGEVLSPNRAQAEVALQSGNSVHSANLTCANQRSDELFSTCVTEGPFIMSSSSTSAANGNDSKKFKGDSKSASVQSPVIHINKLPSEVTKGEVLSPNRAQAEVALQSGNSVHSVNLTSATAVDAGMTIARHSSVLRIIIENVFFPVTLDVLHQTFSKFGTVLKIIKFISNNQSQALLQYADPVSAQQAKLSLHRQNILDGYCTLRIYFSKITNLKVKYNNDKSHDYTRPDLPSEDSHLPQEQTMATTSLYTGAGFPPTFAIPQAVVLSDPNVHRAPALLPTPSLAGPGNSILQVSNLNPKRVRLQNLFILFGLYGDVQRIKMFFNKENALVQMTDGNQALLAMKHLNGLKLHSKPINIMLSNHQSLDLPHEVQEGQGLTKDFSNSPLHRFKKPNSRSLQNIFPPSATLFLSNIPPSQTEENLKFLFSSTGGVVKRFQFFRKNHKLALIQMGSVEEAVHALINLHNLYLGKKHHLWISFSKFTSLSGLPGAPSIIPKKSHIKKQQLK; this is encoded by the exons ATGAGTTGGAATGCAAAGCCAGAAAGTGATAtgttaccaccaccaccaccaccaccatataATAAAAGCCAGTCATCTGTTCTGCACCAGTTTTTTATAAACCAGCTTACCACAACATCTCCAAGTTCTTTTAGCTATCTTGGAAATAATGAAGCATGCATGTATTCCAGTAATTCAAATCCAGTTTCACAGTATCCCAGTAATTCAAATCCAGTTTTACAACCagtgaaaaatatcagaaattacAATACTCCTCAAATTCCTGTTTCTAATACGCAAAACAGGACAGTGATGGCCTCACAAACATCAGTAGAAAGAATAACATGCGCACAATATACTGGACCCAGACAACCAAATCATAATTTGCAAGTGTCTTCAGGAGTTTCGCAAAATGTATGGTTGAATTCATCATCGAGGAATTCCATGCCTTCTCATATAGAGGCAGCTGTATGTCATCAGGCTGATGTTGGAACTAATATGTCTAATGCTCATGCACTACAGAGTCAACTTGTATCATCAGATAGGTATTCTTTGCAACTACAAATGAACACTTCAAATTCTATAAGAGCTCCTGTAACTTTTCAAGGAGATCAGGGACTTAGCCAATCACTATCAGATCGACAGGTTGATTGGGTGCAACAGTATACATCAAATGAACAGACTTATCGTGATTATAGACGACCTCCAAAGCAATACTCTTATTCACCACAAAGATTTTTACAAGAGCCAGCTGTTCAGAAACAAAACATTGTGCCACAAAGCTTTTTGCAAGAGCCAGCTGTTCAGAAACAAAACATTAAGCCACAAAGCTTTTTGCAAGAGCCAGCTGTTCAGAAACAAAACATTAAGCCACAAAGCTTTTTGCAAGAGCCAGCTGTTCAGAAACAAAACATTGCACCACAAAGCTATTTACAAGAGCCAGCTGTTCAGAAACAAAACGTGCTATCTACATCATCTCAAGTTAAAAATTGTCAGCTTCCAACCTTAACACACGTTTTACAGTCATCACAGACTCTGCCTGTGTCCTCATGTCAATACcctacacaaacaaacaaaagaccccctcctcttcttccttaccCTTCCGGAAATGGAAGCCAGCCTTTGCCAAATTCTCAACATGTTATAAAAAACTTGCCTACGGAAGTTCCTCAGAGTCCTGAAGTGTACTCATCTGAACTAAAAGACTCAACTAAAGGCTTTCATCAGCCCTGGCCAAACATTAGTGAAAATTTTCACACAATTGGAAATTTCTGTGATTTGAAAGTACATACTAATATCGAACAGCCTTTTAATGAACCAGTTAGATCTTCTGTGGATAGTGTTCAGATTCCTGCTCAAAATAATCAAGAGAAAAGAATGGATTCCTGCAATCCAGCTTCAAATCCGGTACTATACACGAAAGAAAAGTTAGTGAGAGATATTAAATCATtggtagaaattaaaaacaagttttCAGAACTTTCAAGgaaaattagaattaataaaaatcttCTAATGGGTTATAGGAAAACAGCAAATAGCTCTTGTAGTGAACCAGCTCAGCCTTCTGAATTCTCAACCCAAGGAATATCTGCTAAAAGTGACAGTCACTGTTCCATGGAATTGCTAACAACATGTCTTAATCTTTGGAAGAAGACACCAACAACAGCAACAGAAGAAACTTCAAAACCTTCAAAGGAAAAGCAGTgtaatgaattaaaaacaaacacaactgCGCATGGAATTTCAATGACTACAGAGGGTGATGAGAAGGGGTTTTGTTCAGTTGAAGGAAATTCTCAGAATAAAAGGGCAGAGTCATCCCAGGAAACAACCTTGACAATGATAACACAAAATTATGACTCTTCTGGTGCAAATGTAACCAAGGGGACAGAACTTCAGATTGCTATTGTGTCACCCTTGATTCTTTCAAATGTCAGATCATTGCCTCACAAAAGAATGACACCTGAAGCTTTACCTGAACTGGTGTATCCAGTTATCAAAGAAGGTAGTATTTGTAGCTTACAaagtcaaatggaaaaaaataaaatagtggatACTTCAGTGAACGTCAATGTTAACAGTCCAGTAGCCAATACTACAATGTCAACCAATGCTTTTCCACTAACtcagaaggaaaagcagaatGAGCCAACTAGTGGTAATTCAGAACACACGCCTAATACCAGTCAAGGaaagcactgtcctctgggtgaTCAGCAAGCCTCATATAAATCAAACAGCATTTCTGTTGAGAGTGATGATATATTactgattgaaaatatttgttctCTTGTTGAAGGCGATGTAACTTATAATTCTCAAATAGCAAAGATATTCAACTCTTCCCCTTTGGAAAAGATCGACCCACAGAAACTCACTTCATCCTATCAGCAAGTGATTAATAGCAGTCAACAAAAAGAACAAGTAGATAATACCACTACAGATAAGGACCTTGGTTTTCAAAGAGATGAATGTGTGCAGTGCACAGATGTACCTCATGAAACAGTTGATCATTCTGAGTCACTGGAACCTCCAGGGTCATTATCTTTTAAGTATATTGAAACAAGCAGAGGAATTCCAGAGGAAAGCAATTTAGAACAAACCATTGAAAAGGAAAGCACAGGTGAAGATGTACATTGTTCACCCCCCACAATTCAGCAGAGTATTTACCCTCAAGAAATCAAGGCAGCCAGTGATGTCACTACCCAAGATCCTGCAAGAAAGATTCATGATGATGACACACCCATGTTTTATCTACATGACCAGCTCTCAGAACTTCTAAAAGAGTTTCCCTATGGCATTGAAGCTGTGAACTTATGTGCAAAGTCTGGGGGCCAAAAAGTGACAGGTCAAATCTCACAAGATCAAACTGGCGATAAAACCATTTGTGATTCTAAGGACTCCACAGACCAAATACAAATTACCATATTAAGctcagaaaaaatgaaagaattatttcCCGAAGATGTTGAACCCTGTGATGTAGACACAGAGGAAGCCTCTGAGGTAGATAGGTTGGCAGAATCTCAGACAGAGAAGCCTATAGCAGAAAGGAGCCTGTCTGACCCACAAGCAACTACCTGTTGTGATTCTGTAACATGGGAACCAGAAAAGGACAAAATCCATTGCTGTGCATTGGGTTGGCTCACAACGGTCTATGAAGGAGTACCTCAATGCCAGTGTGATTCCATCAAGAGTTCCACcccagaggaggagaaagggaaggatcACTGTTCTCCTTTGGAGACCAAGAGTTATAAACAAGGAAAGACAACCTCAGAGAGTGATATCACTATCCTTGAATTTAATGTGTCAGATAATCCAAAGACAACTCTTAATCTGGTggctgagaaaaataattttcctgaaaTATGTGGTGAGAGTATAAAAAACACATCTGAAACAAAGAACTGCTCGCTAAGGACAGAACAGGAATTACCTGGTCAGTTCTCTAAATGTGATGGTGATAAAAAGGACACATCTAAAGTGAAACAGGACAGCtccctaaaagaaaaagaattgaattGTCAATTTTCACCAAAAGGCAACAAACTAGATGACTTGCAAAgtaatacaagaaaaagaaaattgaaatttcatGAAGTGTCTTTTCACTTGACTAATAAAATGACAATGGTTTGTGAAGAAGCTTCCCAGGTAAACCAGCAGGAGAAACACATACCACAGAACTCTCGTCCACTCCAAGTGAAAACTAAAGAGCTACATAGGAGGAATGGTTCTTTGGGACATTCATTatcaccagaaaagaaaaaatttaagtttaGGGTAGGTAGCTCCAAACAAAGAcatacagaagaaagaaagttagACCAAGGGAACATACTGGATGGGGAGATAAACAAGGAAAAATCTGATAAAcaggaacagaagaaaaatgtggGAGGTGCACTCAAATTCTGTAATATTTTGTCAAACCCTAATGAGAGAGACAGtgttaaagaaaacacaaagtcCTCAGACTTGAAGCATAATTCATCTAAGAAAATCATAACACCGCAGGAATATTTACAAAGGCAGAAGCATAAAGAATGGATGGCCAACAAAACATCAGAGAAGACGTGTGTTAACAATGTACCACATGATTCTGATGGGAGGCCCAGTCAGCTTCCTGTGCAGATGGGGAACTCTGGGAAACCAAATGAGAAACCAGGCAGCAGTACAGAGGCTTCTAAAGAACCAGCAAATGTGTTGACCAGCAATGTTAAAAGCCTCAAACTCCACCATTCTGAGAAGTCTAAGAATGACAATTCAAGGAATGTTAAAGGAAGAGCTGAGCACATGTTGCCTGACAAAGTGTGTACTGATAAAACCAAAGCCAACCAAAAATCCACCAATACAAGTAGTGAAGTTGAATTACACCAAATGCCTCCCCAAGcaaacaagcaaagaaaattGTATCTGAACAGAGTTGCGTTTAAGTGCACGGAACAGAAAAGCATTTGTCTCACCCAGTATGACAGTTCACCACCCCAAAAGCTTCAAAAAGACAAAGAGCAGGAAAAGGACCCTCAAAACTCTTCTCCTGTGAAAGACACCACAGTAAAACCAAGCATGTTAGAGTTTAAATTATGTCCAGATGTACTGTTAAAGAATGAAAACTCTGTCAAAAAAGGGAATGATCAGAAGCCTCATTCTAAGGAGCAAGAGCAACCCCCCGTGCAAG tttcaggaataaaaagtacaaaagaagATTGGATAAAATGTGTAACtgtgaagaaaaggaagcaagaaaCCAGCCAAGAAACAG CAAACGGAAATGATAGCAAGAAGTTCAAAGGTGACAGCAAGAGTGCCAGTGTCCAGTCCCCTGTGATCCACATCAACAAGCTGCCCAGTGAAGTCACCAAGGGCGAGGTACTCTCCCCAAACCGAGCACAAGCTGAAGTGGCCCTGCAGTCTGGGAACTCTGTCCATTCGGCGAACCTGACCTGCGCAAATCAGAGATCTGACGAGCTTTTCTCTACGTGTGTCACTGAAGGACCCTTTATAATGAGCAGCAGCTCTACCTCTGCAGCGAATGGAAATGATAGCAAGAAGTTCAAAGGTGACAGCAAGAGTGCCAGTGTCCAGTCCCCTGTGATCCACATCAACAAGCTGCCCAGTGAAGTCACCAAGGGCGAGGTACTCTCCCCAAACCGAGCACAAGCTGAAGTGGCCCTGCAGTCTGGGAACTCTGTCCATTCGGTGAACCTGACCTCGGCCACAGCTGTGGATGCAGGGATGACAATAGCTAGGCACAGCTCTGTGCTCAGGATCATCATAGAGAACGTCTTCTTCCCTGTGACCCTGGATGTACTGCACCAGACTTTCTCCAAGTTCGGCACAGTCCTGAAAATCATCAAGTTCATCAGCAACAACCAATCCCAGGCATTACTGCAGTACGCAGATCCTGTGAGCGCCCAGCAAGCCAAGCTGTCACTGCACAGGCAGAACATCCTTGATGGCTACTGCACACTACGCATCTACTTCTCCAAAATCACCAACCTCAAGGTCAAGTATAACAACGACAAAAGCCATGACTACACACGCCCAGACCTGCCCTCTGAGGACAGCCACCTTCCACAGGAACAGACCATGGCCACAACCTCTCTGTATACCGGAGCTGGGTTCCCTCCAACCTTTGCAATTCCTCAAGCCGTGGTTCTTTCTGATCCTAATGTGCATAGAGCCCCAGCCCTGTTGCCCACCCCAAGCCTGGCAGGGCCTGGGAACTCCATTCTGCAGGTCAGCAACCTCAATCCCAAAAGAGTCAGACTCCAAAACCTCTTTATTCTTTTCGGCCTCTATGGTGATGTGCAGCGGATAAAGATGTTCTTCAACAAGGAGAACGCGCTTGTGCAGATGACAGATGGGAACCAGGCCCTGCTGGCTATGAAGCACCTGAATGGGTTAAAGCTGCATAGCAAGCCCATCAACATCATGCTGTCCAATCATCAGAGCTTAGATCTGCCCCATGAGGTACAGGAGGGCCAGGGCCTCACCAAGGACTTCAGCAACTCTCCACTGCACCGCTTTAAGAAGCCCAACTCCAGATCCCTCCAGAACATCTTCCCGCCCTCTGCCACCCTGTTCCTCTCCAACATCCCACCTTCCCAAACAGAGGAAAACCTCAAGTTCCTGTTCTCCAGCACTGGGGGCGTGGTCAAGAGGTTCCAGTTCTTCAGAAAGAACCATAAGCTGGCGCTGATCCAGATGGGCTCCGTGGAGGAGGCAGTGCACGCGCTCATCAACCTGCACAATCTTTACCTGGGCAAGAAGCACCATCTGTGGATCTCTTTTTCCAAGTTCACGTCTTTGTCTGGGCTCCCTGGAGCCCCTTCCATCATTCCAAAAAAAAGCCATATTAAGAAGCAGCAGCTGAAGTGA